One part of the Rhodococcus oxybenzonivorans genome encodes these proteins:
- a CDS encoding mannitol dehydrogenase family protein encodes MQLNAQTLERLSDAVEVPTYDRNDITVGIVHFGVGGFHRAHQAMYVDKLLRLGQARAWGICGVGVLPGDRRMKDVLEAQDGLYILALKHGDGTWDVSVIGSIVDYLFAPDDPEAVIEKIAAESTRIVSLTITEGGYNFTHDTGEFDRENPDIVHDLRDGAAPTSTFGLIVEALARRRARGLASPTIMSCDNIEGNGTVARKMFLAYAEMKDPELAAWMRTETSFPNSMVDRITPVTTVEVTQALSTRFGVDDQWPVAAEPFTSWVLEDSFVLGRPPFEQVGVQLVEDVAPYELMKLRLLNASHQALCYFGYLSGYRLVHEVAQDPLFAEFLLSYMDDEATPTLAPVPGVDLDEYKRTLIERFSNPEIRDTVARLCAESSDRIPKWLLPVIRENLITDRHIRLSAAIVASWARYAEGVDEDGEPIDVVDQMKDSLVPIARSQHENPTAFIENQSVFGDLADYPRFVTAYLWALDSLHRVGARKTLESLLEKVQS; translated from the coding sequence ATGCAACTGAACGCGCAGACGCTGGAGCGTCTCAGCGATGCAGTCGAAGTACCCACCTACGACCGAAACGACATAACCGTCGGGATAGTGCATTTCGGTGTCGGGGGCTTTCACCGTGCACACCAGGCGATGTACGTCGACAAGCTACTGCGCCTCGGGCAGGCCCGCGCGTGGGGCATTTGCGGAGTCGGGGTTCTGCCCGGCGATCGGCGCATGAAGGACGTACTCGAGGCACAGGACGGGCTCTATATCCTGGCCCTGAAACATGGCGACGGGACCTGGGACGTGAGCGTCATCGGCTCCATCGTGGACTACCTCTTCGCACCGGACGACCCCGAAGCGGTGATCGAGAAGATCGCCGCCGAGTCCACCCGGATCGTCTCGCTCACCATCACGGAGGGCGGCTACAACTTCACCCACGACACCGGCGAGTTCGACCGCGAGAATCCCGACATCGTCCACGATCTCCGCGACGGCGCCGCGCCGACAAGCACATTCGGGCTCATCGTGGAAGCGCTGGCCCGTCGACGGGCCCGCGGACTGGCGTCGCCGACCATCATGTCGTGCGACAACATCGAGGGAAACGGCACCGTGGCGCGCAAGATGTTCCTCGCCTACGCCGAAATGAAAGACCCGGAACTCGCGGCGTGGATGCGCACCGAGACCTCCTTCCCCAACTCCATGGTCGATCGGATCACCCCGGTGACCACCGTAGAAGTGACGCAGGCACTCTCGACTCGATTCGGCGTCGACGACCAGTGGCCCGTCGCCGCCGAACCGTTCACCTCCTGGGTTCTCGAAGATTCGTTCGTTCTGGGCCGGCCGCCGTTCGAGCAGGTCGGCGTGCAGTTGGTAGAGGATGTCGCACCCTACGAACTGATGAAACTCCGCCTGCTCAATGCCAGTCATCAGGCCCTCTGCTATTTCGGGTACCTCTCCGGGTATCGCCTCGTGCACGAGGTCGCGCAGGACCCGCTGTTCGCCGAATTCTTGTTGTCGTACATGGACGACGAGGCCACACCTACCCTGGCGCCGGTTCCCGGCGTCGACCTCGACGAGTACAAGCGCACGCTCATCGAACGCTTCTCGAACCCGGAGATCCGCGACACCGTCGCCCGCCTGTGCGCCGAGTCCTCCGACCGCATCCCGAAGTGGCTGCTGCCGGTGATCCGCGAGAATCTGATCACCGACCGGCACATTCGGTTGTCGGCCGCGATCGTCGCGAGTTGGGCCCGGTACGCCGAGGGAGTGGACGAGGACGGCGAACCCATCGACGTCGTCGACCAGATGAAGGACTCCCTCGTGCCGATCGCGCGGAGCCAGCACGAGAACCCTACGGCCTTCATCGAGAACCAATCGGTCTTCGGCGATCTGGCCGACTATCCACGGTTCGTCACCGCCTATCTGTGGGCACTCGATTCGCTACACCGGGTCGGCGCGCGAAAAACACTCGAATCCCTGCTCGAGAAGGTGCAGTCATGA
- a CDS encoding carbohydrate kinase family protein codes for MSMVVGEALIDIVTAADGTTTEYAGGSPLNVAVGLARLGRPVEFVTRIGEDARGGMILDHLAASGVRVASGSMSAESTATARATLDPTGAATYEFDLEWALPAPAWASTPELVHTGSIAAVTEPGCAVVADILYRLRSSATISFDPNVRTALITDEVRARERIEHLVSMSDIVKASDEDLAWFDPTRDPVDIARDWLALGPAVVAVTKGSEGAFAVCAAGVVEMAAREVQVIDTVGAGDAFMAGLLDGFWSQGLLGAKHRGALRALDPARLRTVLANAVLMSALTVAKAGADLPDRETLDREAGILQ; via the coding sequence ATGAGCATGGTCGTCGGGGAAGCCCTCATCGACATCGTCACCGCTGCCGACGGCACCACCACCGAGTACGCCGGAGGCAGCCCCCTCAACGTGGCGGTCGGACTCGCCCGCCTCGGCAGACCGGTCGAGTTCGTCACCCGCATCGGGGAGGACGCACGGGGAGGAATGATCCTCGACCACCTCGCAGCCTCGGGCGTCCGTGTGGCGTCGGGAAGCATGTCCGCAGAGTCCACGGCCACCGCCCGCGCGACACTCGACCCGACAGGTGCGGCCACCTACGAGTTCGACCTCGAATGGGCGCTGCCCGCCCCCGCCTGGGCCTCGACTCCGGAGCTGGTTCACACCGGGTCCATTGCCGCCGTGACGGAACCTGGATGTGCCGTGGTGGCCGATATCCTCTACCGCCTCCGCTCCTCGGCGACCATCAGTTTCGACCCGAACGTCCGGACCGCACTGATTACCGACGAGGTACGGGCCCGGGAACGAATCGAGCACCTCGTGTCGATGTCCGACATCGTCAAGGCCAGCGACGAGGACCTCGCCTGGTTCGACCCCACCCGGGACCCCGTCGACATCGCCCGCGACTGGCTGGCGCTCGGACCCGCAGTGGTCGCCGTGACCAAAGGCTCCGAGGGCGCTTTCGCGGTGTGCGCGGCGGGTGTCGTCGAGATGGCCGCGCGCGAGGTCCAGGTGATCGACACCGTCGGCGCCGGTGACGCCTTCATGGCCGGACTGCTCGACGGCTTCTGGTCCCAGGGCCTGCTCGGCGCGAAACACCGCGGCGCCCTGCGTGCACTCGATCCCGCACGGCTGCGCACCGTACTCGCCAACGCCGTTCTCATGTCCGCCCTCACCGTCGCCAAGGCCGGCGCGGACCTTCCCGACCGCGAGACGCTCGACCGAGAGGCCGGGATTCTGCAATGA